One Monomorium pharaonis isolate MP-MQ-018 chromosome 4, ASM1337386v2, whole genome shotgun sequence DNA segment encodes these proteins:
- the LOC105830929 gene encoding sodium- and chloride-dependent GABA transporter ine isoform X2 yields MRYASKLLGAKPSDLVIQGLQFRRIVPQTFEDDVSTCASYDDLDADDPSDYRQPRRPHWANKMEFVLACIGYSVGLGNVWRFPYLCYKSGGGVFLVPYFLILVVCGVPLLYMELSIGQFTRRGSIGALGQMCPLLKGAGLSSVVISFLMSTYHNVIIAYAIYYFFAAFRPEQPWSRCDNSWNSPHCWLPSYGSIDNRTQPNLTKTPSEEFFDNKVLQISNGIEHPGILRWELVACLITAWILVYFSIWKSIKSSAQVRYLTATLPFLLIVVFLTRSLTLEGAAKGLQFFFHPRWELLGDAKVWINAAAQVFNSVGIAFGSMICFASYNRFHNTILVDTVAVSLINAFSSLLVGIFSFATIGNIAREQNMSVEDVLTDGPGLVFVIYPQALAKMPASQLWAVLFFFMLVSLSLNSQFAVVEVVVTSIQDGFPNWVKRHLLCHEMLVLIICVVSFLFGLPNITQGGIYFFQLIDHYAASMSIMFLAFFEVIAISWLYGVRRLCNNVKEMTGRMPSMYFRFCWFLAAPLLIMAIWVFSLIDYEPPTYHNGDYTYPWWAEAIGWGIASLSLICIPAFAVYVFIKADGATFAERLKNSIKPHFEACKVCGQEYCMDSIHNLPEDMLKEPQTDVNTSIQLNSHYLLKPQT; encoded by the exons TTTCGAGGACGACGTCTCCACGTGCGCGAGTTATGACGATCTGGATGCGGACGATCCCAGCGATTATCGGCAGCCCAGGAGGCCCCATTGGGCGAACAAAATGGAATTCGTCCTCGCCTGCATAGGGTACTCTGTTGGTCTCGGCAACGTCTGGAGATTTCCTTACTTATGCTACAAAAGTGGCGGCG GTGTGTTCCTCGTACCTTACTTCTTAATACTCGTAGTATGTGGAGTACCGTTGCTGTACATGGAGCTCAGCATCGGACAATTCACTCGTCGCGGCTCAATTGGTGCCCTGGGTCAAATGTGCCCATTATTGAAAG gAGCTGGTTTATCGTCAGTTGTAATATCATTTCTAATGTCCACCTATCATAATGTGATAATAGCTTACGCAATTTACTATTTCTTCGCGGCATTCCGACCGGAGCAGCCATGGTCACGTTGCGATAACTCGTGGAACTCACCGCATTGTTGGCTTCCCAGTTATGGATCCATCGATAATCGAACTCAACCGAACTTGACAAAAACACCATCCGAAGAATTCtttga CAATAAGGTCCTGCAAATTAGTAACGGCATCGAACATCCGGGGATTTTAAGATGGGAGCTCGTAGCATGTTTGATAACTGCCTGGATCCTGGTATATTTTTCCATCTGGAAGTCCATTAAGTCATCCGCGCAAGTGAGATATCTAACGGCAACGCTGCCTTTCCTCCTAATCGTGGTCTTCCTAACGCGATCTCTCACTCTGGAAGGCGCCGCAAAAGGTCTGCAATTCTTTTTCCATCCTCGCTGGGAATTACTTGGCGATGCAAAG gtGTGGATCAACGCAGCAGCGCAAGTCTTCAATTCTGTAGGGATCGCCTTTGGCTCGATGATATGTTTCGCGAGTTACAATCGATTCCACAACACGATTCTCGTAGACACCGTCGCCGTTTCGCTCATAAACGCCTTCAGTAGTCTACTGGTTGGGATATTCTCGTTTGCCACGATCGGCAACATAGCGCGGGAGCAAAACATGTCCGTCGAAGATGTCCTAACTGACG GACCTGGTCTAGTCTTCGTCATCTATCCGCAAGCGCTAGCCAAGATGCCAGCTTCTCAACTCTGGGCCGTGCTATTTTTCTTTATGCTGGTCTCCCTTTCGTTGAACAGTCAG TTTGCCGTTGTTGAAGTGGTTGTTACATCGATCCAAGACGGTTTCCCGAATTGGGTGAAGCGTCATCTTCTCTGCCACGAAATGCTGGTCCTCATCATATGCGTCGTTTCGTTCTTATTTGGACTGCCGAATATTACGCAG GGCGGTATTTATTTCTTCCAACTGATAGATCATTACGCCGCATCGATGTCCATCATGTTCTTGGCATTCTTCGAAGTGATTGCCATCTCGTGGCTTTACGGCGTAAGGCGGCTGTGCAATAACGTCAAGGAGATGACTGGACGTATGCCTTCGATGTACTTCCGGTTTTGCTGGTTCCTTGCAGCGCCTCTTCTTATAATG GCTATATGGGTGTTCAGCTTAATTGATTATGAGCCGCCGACCTACCACAACGGCGACTATACATATCCATGGTGGGCAGAAGCGATCGGATGGGGTATcgcgtctctctctttaaTTTGCATTCCCGCTTTTGCCGTTTACGTATTTATCAAAGCGGACGGTGCCACATTTGCCGAA AGACTCAAAAATTCCATCAAACCGCACTTCGAGGCATGCAAAGTTTGCGGACAGGAATATTGTATGGATTCCATACACAATCTGCCAGAAGACATGCTCAAGGAACCGCAAACAGACGTGAATACGTCCATACAACTGAATTCGCACTATCTGCTGAAACCTCAAACGTGA
- the LOC105830935 gene encoding 1-phosphatidylinositol 4,5-bisphosphate phosphodiesterase isoform X2, giving the protein MTKKFEFNWRIEVPELLRNGLMFDRWFEDKETTEYEPNCLFKVDEYGFFIYWKSDDKDGDVIELAQVCDIRYGGTPKDPKLCNKLSKHGTSEQLDQKSLTICSGVDYTNITYQHVVCPDAQTAKDWQAGLRLITHNTKASNVCPRTQLMKHWMKLSFQVDPKGKVPVKVISKTFASGKTEKLVYQGLSELGLPSGKNDKIEPEAFTFDKFYSLYFKICPRNDIEELFQSITKGKTDTINLLQLVEFMNTKQRDPRLNEILYPLYTEKRCMEIINDYETDEKAKGEKKLTKEGFIRYLMSDENAPVFLDKLEEWMDMDQPLAHYYINSSHNTYLSGRQIGGKSTVEMYRQVLLAGCRCVELDCWDGKGEDEEPIITHGKAMCTDILFKDVIYAIRDTAFVTSEYPVILSFENHCCMNQQYKLAKYCDEIFGDLLLKEPLKDYPLEPGSPLPPPSALKRKILIKNKRLKPEVEKVELELFRAGQFEVKDEVVEDASAPAAAPPPEPEPPKEGEAPAGGEGTEEVQAVQYTGSTMRVHPYLSSMINYAQPIKFQSFETAESKNIHHNMSSFSETAALNYLKTHSVEFVNYNKRQMSRIYPKGTRADSSNYMPQVFWNAGCQMVALNFQTPDLPIQLNQGKFEYNGTTGYLLKPDFMRRPDRNFDPFSEDVDGIITAQCSVQVIAGQFLSDKKVGTYVEVDMYGLPADTIKKEFRTRMVPANGLNPVYNEEPFLFRKVVLPDLAVLRFGVYEESGKLLGQRILPLDGLQAGYRHISLKTEANFPMALPMLFCNIELKIYVPDGFEDFMAALSDPGGFSKAAEKQSETMKGLGIEQTDTKAEAKKKEEEMKKAEAFKLEPITLESLKKEKGFKMGKKHQKELDTMKKKHAKERQTMQKNHCSAIEKLTKGKDKNALAQDANVKKIISEQTTQWSAIMEKQRKEEWELLKNQTQNSRDELKRLIEIVQATQVKQMQAKHDRDIKDMNTNQAKISVETAKEVMNDKALKTKGDKDRRLREKKQQNTKKFIEERKNIEIKQGREKEKLKITHQKQVEDLDKDINASIELYENEVFEYDLSPKAEFYT; this is encoded by the exons ATGACAAAGAAGTTCGAATTTAATTGGCGCATCGAAGTGCCGGAGCTCTTGAGAAATGGCTTAATGTTCGATCGATGGTTCGAAGACAAGGAGACGACTGAATACGAGCCGAATTGCCTATTCAAAGTCGATGAGTATggttttttcatatattggaAAAGCGATGACAAG gatggTGATGTTATAGAGTTGGCTCAAGTGTGCGATATTCGTTACGGAGGCACACCAAag GATCCAaagttatgtaataaattaagtaaacaCGGAACCTCGGAGCAACTGGATCAAAAAAGTTTAACTATTTGCTCCGGGGTGGATTATACGAATATTACTTATCAGCACGTTGTATGCCCGGATGCACAAACTGCTAAG gATTGGCAGGCTGGTTTGCGTTTAATTACACACAACACAAAAGCAAGTAACGTTTGTCCAAGAACACAGCTTATGAAGCA TTGGATGAAGCTAAGTTTTCAAGTCGATCCGAAGGGAAAAGTTCCTGTGAAAGTGATATCAAAGACTTTTGCATCTGGAAAGACCGAAAAACTCGTTTATCAAGGATTATCGGAACTAGGTCTGCCCAGTGGAAAG AATGACAAAATAGAACCAGAAGCTTTCACATTCGATAAGTTTTATAGCTTGTATTTCAAGATATGTCCTAGAAATGATATTGAAGAACTATTTCAATCGAt CACAAAAGGAAAAACCGataccataaatttattgcaattggTGGAATTTATGAATACGAAGCAGAGGGATCCGCGGCTTAATGAAATCTTATATCCACTGTACACAGAGAAGAGGTGTATGGAAATTATCAATGATTATGAAACGGATGAAAAAGCAAAAGGAGAAA AAAAGCTAACGAAGGAGGGTTTTATACGGTATTTAATGTCAGATGAGAACGCACCGGTGTTCTTAGACAAATTGGAAGAATGGATGGACATGGACCAACCACTCGCgcattattatatcaattccAGTCACAACACTTACCTCAGCGGCCGTCAAATCGGTGGCAAGAGCACCGTTGAAATGTACCGACAGGTTCTACTCGCTGGTTGCAG ATGCGTCGAGTTGGATTGTTGGGACGGAAAGGGCGAGGATGAGGAACCTATCATAACCCACGGCAAAGCTATGTGCACCGACATCCTTTTCAAGGATGTGATCTACGCCATAAGAGACACTGCATTTGTCACTTCTGAATACCCCGTAATTTTGAGTTTCGAGAATCACTGCTGCATGAACCAACAATATAAACTCGCAAAATACTGCGATGAAATATTTGGCGACCTGTTGCTGAAGGAGCCCTTGAAAGATTATCCC CTCGAGCCAGGATCTCCTCTTCCTCCGCCGAGCGCGCTGAAACGCAagatattgattaaaaacaaacGATTAAAGCCGGAAGTGGAAAAGGTAGAGCTTGAGCTCTTTCGCGCCGGACAATTCGAAGTCAAGGATGAAGTGGTAGAGGATGCCAGTGCACCTGCAGCTGCTCCCCCTCCAGAACCAGAACCACCGAAG GAAGGCGAAGCTCCTGCCGGAGGCGAAGGAACCGAAGAGGTACAAGCAGTCCAATACACAGGCAGTACAATGAGGGTTCATCCTTACCTTTCGTCAATGATAAACTATGCGCAACCAATAAAATTTCAGAGTTTTGAAACTGCCGAGA GCAAGAATATACATCATAATATGTCTTCGTTCTCCGAGACTGCCGCTCTTAACTATCTGAAAACTCACTCCGTGGAGTTCGTTAattacaacaagcggcaaaTGAGTCGAATATATCCAAAGGGTACGAGGGCTGATTCGTCGAATTACATGCCCCAG GTCTTTTGGAACGCCGGCTGTCAGATGGTGGCTTTGAATTTTCAAACTCCCGATCTGCCGATACAGCTCAATCAGGGGAAATTCGAGTACAATGGTACGACGGGTTACTTACTAAAACCCGACTTCATGCGACGGCCTGATCGAAACTTCGACCCTTTTTCCGAGGACGTCGATGGCATCATCACCGCGCAGTGCTCCGTTCAAGTTATAGCCGGGCAATTCTTGTCGGACAAGAAGGTGGGCACGTACGTGGAGGTAGATATGTACGGTCTACCAGCAGACACGATTAAGAAGGAATTCAGAACACGGATGGTGCCTGCGAACGGTCTGAATCCGGTCTACAACGAGGAGCCGTTCTTATTCCGGAAGGTCGTCCTTCCCGATTTGGCGGTGCTCAGATTTG GTGTGTATGAAGAGAGCGGCAAATTGCTCGGACAGCGAATCTTACCTTTAGATGGCCTGCAGGCCGGTTACAGACATATCTCCTTGAAAACCGAAGCAAACTTCCCGATGGCGTTGCCCATGCTCTTCTGCAACATAGAGCTGAAGATTTACGTTCCCGATGGATTCGAAG ACTTTATGGCCGCTTTGTCGGATCCGGGCGGTTTTAGCAAAGCTGCCGAGAAGCAAAGTGAGACGATGAAGGGACTTGGAATAGAACAGACGGATACCAAGGCGGAAGctaagaagaaagaagaagaaatgaaGAAGG CGGAGGCATTCAAACTTGAACCTATCACGTtagaatctttaaaaaaagagaaaggttTCAAAATGGGCAAAAAGCATCAGAAAGAATTGGATACTATGAAGAAGAAACATGCTAAAGAGAGACAAACTATGCAAAAGAATCATTGTAGCGCCATCGAGAAGTTAACCAAAGGAAAAGA caaaaatgCTCTAGCGCAAGATGCgaatgtaaagaaaattataagtgaACAAACGACCCAATGGTCCGCCATAATGGAGAAGCAGAGGAAAGAAGAATgggaattattgaaaaatcaaaCACAAAACTCTCGTGATGAGTTAAAAAGATTGATCGAGATCGTGCAAGCTACGCAAGTTAAACAGATGCAAGCGAAACACGACAG AGACATAAAGGATATGAATACTAATCAAGCGAAAATATCCGTGGAAACAGCGAAGGAGGTGATGAATGATAAAGCTTTGAAGACAAAGGGTGATAAGGATAGACGGCTTCGCGAAAAAAAACAACAGAATACGAAAAAATTCAtagaagaaaggaaaaatatagaaatcaaGCAAGGTCGTGAAAAAGAGAAGCTGAAAATTACACACCAAAAACAAGTAGAAGATCTAGACAAAGACATCAATGCA AGTATTGAATTATATGAGAACGAAGTATTTGAATACGATTTATCACCTAAGGCAGAATTctatacataa
- the LOC105830935 gene encoding 1-phosphatidylinositol 4,5-bisphosphate phosphodiesterase isoform X1 — translation MTKKFEFNWRIEVPELLRNGLMFDRWFEDKETTEYEPNCLFKVDEYGFFIYWKSDDKDGDVIELAQVCDIRYGGTPKDPKLCNKLSKHGTSEQLDQKSLTICSGVDYTNITYQHVVCPDAQTAKDWQAGLRLITHNTKASNVCPRTQLMKHWMKLSFQVDPKGKVPVKVISKTFASGKTEKLVYQGLSELGLPSGKNDKIEPEAFTFDKFYSLYFKICPRNDIEELFQSITKGKTDTINLLQLVEFMNTKQRDPRLNEILYPLYTEKRCMEIINDYETDEKAKGEKKLTKEGFIRYLMSDENAPVFLDKLEEWMDMDQPLAHYYINSSHNTYLSGRQIGGKSTVEMYRQVLLAGCRKTKKDYYNCRCVELDCWDGKGEDEEPIITHGKAMCTDILFKDVIYAIRDTAFVTSEYPVILSFENHCCMNQQYKLAKYCDEIFGDLLLKEPLKDYPLEPGSPLPPPSALKRKILIKNKRLKPEVEKVELELFRAGQFEVKDEVVEDASAPAAAPPPEPEPPKEGEAPAGGEGTEEVQAVQYTGSTMRVHPYLSSMINYAQPIKFQSFETAESKNIHHNMSSFSETAALNYLKTHSVEFVNYNKRQMSRIYPKGTRADSSNYMPQVFWNAGCQMVALNFQTPDLPIQLNQGKFEYNGTTGYLLKPDFMRRPDRNFDPFSEDVDGIITAQCSVQVIAGQFLSDKKVGTYVEVDMYGLPADTIKKEFRTRMVPANGLNPVYNEEPFLFRKVVLPDLAVLRFGVYEESGKLLGQRILPLDGLQAGYRHISLKTEANFPMALPMLFCNIELKIYVPDGFEDFMAALSDPGGFSKAAEKQSETMKGLGIEQTDTKAEAKKKEEEMKKAEAFKLEPITLESLKKEKGFKMGKKHQKELDTMKKKHAKERQTMQKNHCSAIEKLTKGKDKNALAQDANVKKIISEQTTQWSAIMEKQRKEEWELLKNQTQNSRDELKRLIEIVQATQVKQMQAKHDRDIKDMNTNQAKISVETAKEVMNDKALKTKGDKDRRLREKKQQNTKKFIEERKNIEIKQGREKEKLKITHQKQVEDLDKDINASIELYENEVFEYDLSPKAEFYT, via the exons ATGACAAAGAAGTTCGAATTTAATTGGCGCATCGAAGTGCCGGAGCTCTTGAGAAATGGCTTAATGTTCGATCGATGGTTCGAAGACAAGGAGACGACTGAATACGAGCCGAATTGCCTATTCAAAGTCGATGAGTATggttttttcatatattggaAAAGCGATGACAAG gatggTGATGTTATAGAGTTGGCTCAAGTGTGCGATATTCGTTACGGAGGCACACCAAag GATCCAaagttatgtaataaattaagtaaacaCGGAACCTCGGAGCAACTGGATCAAAAAAGTTTAACTATTTGCTCCGGGGTGGATTATACGAATATTACTTATCAGCACGTTGTATGCCCGGATGCACAAACTGCTAAG gATTGGCAGGCTGGTTTGCGTTTAATTACACACAACACAAAAGCAAGTAACGTTTGTCCAAGAACACAGCTTATGAAGCA TTGGATGAAGCTAAGTTTTCAAGTCGATCCGAAGGGAAAAGTTCCTGTGAAAGTGATATCAAAGACTTTTGCATCTGGAAAGACCGAAAAACTCGTTTATCAAGGATTATCGGAACTAGGTCTGCCCAGTGGAAAG AATGACAAAATAGAACCAGAAGCTTTCACATTCGATAAGTTTTATAGCTTGTATTTCAAGATATGTCCTAGAAATGATATTGAAGAACTATTTCAATCGAt CACAAAAGGAAAAACCGataccataaatttattgcaattggTGGAATTTATGAATACGAAGCAGAGGGATCCGCGGCTTAATGAAATCTTATATCCACTGTACACAGAGAAGAGGTGTATGGAAATTATCAATGATTATGAAACGGATGAAAAAGCAAAAGGAGAAA AAAAGCTAACGAAGGAGGGTTTTATACGGTATTTAATGTCAGATGAGAACGCACCGGTGTTCTTAGACAAATTGGAAGAATGGATGGACATGGACCAACCACTCGCgcattattatatcaattccAGTCACAACACTTACCTCAGCGGCCGTCAAATCGGTGGCAAGAGCACCGTTGAAATGTACCGACAGGTTCTACTCGCTGGTTGCAG GAAAACGAAAAAAGACTATTACAACTGCAGATGCGTCGAGTTGGATTGTTGGGACGGAAAGGGCGAGGATGAGGAACCTATCATAACCCACGGCAAAGCTATGTGCACCGACATCCTTTTCAAGGATGTGATCTACGCCATAAGAGACACTGCATTTGTCACTTCTGAATACCCCGTAATTTTGAGTTTCGAGAATCACTGCTGCATGAACCAACAATATAAACTCGCAAAATACTGCGATGAAATATTTGGCGACCTGTTGCTGAAGGAGCCCTTGAAAGATTATCCC CTCGAGCCAGGATCTCCTCTTCCTCCGCCGAGCGCGCTGAAACGCAagatattgattaaaaacaaacGATTAAAGCCGGAAGTGGAAAAGGTAGAGCTTGAGCTCTTTCGCGCCGGACAATTCGAAGTCAAGGATGAAGTGGTAGAGGATGCCAGTGCACCTGCAGCTGCTCCCCCTCCAGAACCAGAACCACCGAAG GAAGGCGAAGCTCCTGCCGGAGGCGAAGGAACCGAAGAGGTACAAGCAGTCCAATACACAGGCAGTACAATGAGGGTTCATCCTTACCTTTCGTCAATGATAAACTATGCGCAACCAATAAAATTTCAGAGTTTTGAAACTGCCGAGA GCAAGAATATACATCATAATATGTCTTCGTTCTCCGAGACTGCCGCTCTTAACTATCTGAAAACTCACTCCGTGGAGTTCGTTAattacaacaagcggcaaaTGAGTCGAATATATCCAAAGGGTACGAGGGCTGATTCGTCGAATTACATGCCCCAG GTCTTTTGGAACGCCGGCTGTCAGATGGTGGCTTTGAATTTTCAAACTCCCGATCTGCCGATACAGCTCAATCAGGGGAAATTCGAGTACAATGGTACGACGGGTTACTTACTAAAACCCGACTTCATGCGACGGCCTGATCGAAACTTCGACCCTTTTTCCGAGGACGTCGATGGCATCATCACCGCGCAGTGCTCCGTTCAAGTTATAGCCGGGCAATTCTTGTCGGACAAGAAGGTGGGCACGTACGTGGAGGTAGATATGTACGGTCTACCAGCAGACACGATTAAGAAGGAATTCAGAACACGGATGGTGCCTGCGAACGGTCTGAATCCGGTCTACAACGAGGAGCCGTTCTTATTCCGGAAGGTCGTCCTTCCCGATTTGGCGGTGCTCAGATTTG GTGTGTATGAAGAGAGCGGCAAATTGCTCGGACAGCGAATCTTACCTTTAGATGGCCTGCAGGCCGGTTACAGACATATCTCCTTGAAAACCGAAGCAAACTTCCCGATGGCGTTGCCCATGCTCTTCTGCAACATAGAGCTGAAGATTTACGTTCCCGATGGATTCGAAG ACTTTATGGCCGCTTTGTCGGATCCGGGCGGTTTTAGCAAAGCTGCCGAGAAGCAAAGTGAGACGATGAAGGGACTTGGAATAGAACAGACGGATACCAAGGCGGAAGctaagaagaaagaagaagaaatgaaGAAGG CGGAGGCATTCAAACTTGAACCTATCACGTtagaatctttaaaaaaagagaaaggttTCAAAATGGGCAAAAAGCATCAGAAAGAATTGGATACTATGAAGAAGAAACATGCTAAAGAGAGACAAACTATGCAAAAGAATCATTGTAGCGCCATCGAGAAGTTAACCAAAGGAAAAGA caaaaatgCTCTAGCGCAAGATGCgaatgtaaagaaaattataagtgaACAAACGACCCAATGGTCCGCCATAATGGAGAAGCAGAGGAAAGAAGAATgggaattattgaaaaatcaaaCACAAAACTCTCGTGATGAGTTAAAAAGATTGATCGAGATCGTGCAAGCTACGCAAGTTAAACAGATGCAAGCGAAACACGACAG AGACATAAAGGATATGAATACTAATCAAGCGAAAATATCCGTGGAAACAGCGAAGGAGGTGATGAATGATAAAGCTTTGAAGACAAAGGGTGATAAGGATAGACGGCTTCGCGAAAAAAAACAACAGAATACGAAAAAATTCAtagaagaaaggaaaaatatagaaatcaaGCAAGGTCGTGAAAAAGAGAAGCTGAAAATTACACACCAAAAACAAGTAGAAGATCTAGACAAAGACATCAATGCA AGTATTGAATTATATGAGAACGAAGTATTTGAATACGATTTATCACCTAAGGCAGAATTctatacataa
- the LOC105830931 gene encoding aquaporin-11 isoform X1 has product MIMPGSIDLIVSTVYIGVTIWIAYWLRLYALFYLDSYPLTRILVLEFIATAELCGACFELIIIADNWGVWMYAFYLFLLTIWWSTNWDEASACPYTHMEDIVIRKKPLTVAFLSICAELAGGFIIFRYIQMLWALQFASTHKNRAYGDCTTDLQVSVITGALVECIATCVCRVVSRILGDLNPRFSTIIDAFVGTSLVVAAFNYTGGYFNPALATSLKYGCLGTSSLEHVMVYWIGTCIGSIASLRVYRMPFIQNFIQQQESTATLYS; this is encoded by the exons AT GATAATGCCTGGATCAATAGACTTGATAGTGTCTACAGTATATATCGGAGTTACGATTTGGATAGCGTATTGGCTAAGACTCTATGCACTATTTTATCTTGATTCTTATCCCCTTACAAGAATTTTGGTCCTTGAATTCATTGCTACGGCAGAACTTTGCGGAGCATGTTTCGAACTCATTATAA TTGCGGATAATTGGGGAGTATGGATGTAtgcgttttatttatttctactaACAATCTGGTGGTCGACAAACTGGGATGAAGCTTCGGCATGTCCTTATACACATATGGAGGATATAGTAATCCGTAAAAAACCCCTGACCGTCGCATTTCTATCGATATGCGCAGAATTGGCCGGcggttttattatatttaggtACATCCAAATGTTGTGGGCGTTACAATTCGCTTCGACGCACAAGAATAGAGCTTACGGCGATTGCACTACAGATTTACAG GTATCCGTTATAACTGGAGCACTTGTGGAATGCATTGCAACGTGTGTATGCAGAGTAGTATCTCGCATATTAGGTGACTTGAACCCAAGATTCAGCACGATCATTGATGCCTTCGTGGGGACATCTTTGGTAGTAGCAG CTTTTAATTACACCGGCGGTTACTTCAATCCCGCATTAGCGACTTCTTTAAAATACGGCTGTCTGGGAACTTCGTCTCTGGAGCATGTAATGGTTTATTGGATTGGAACATGCATTGGATCTATTGCGTCCTTGCGCGTATACCGTATGCcgtttatacaaaattttattcaacaacAGGAAAGTACAGCTACTTTGTATTCttag
- the LOC105830931 gene encoding aquaporin-11 isoform X2, producing the protein MPGSIDLIVSTVYIGVTIWIAYWLRLYALFYLDSYPLTRILVLEFIATAELCGACFELIIIADNWGVWMYAFYLFLLTIWWSTNWDEASACPYTHMEDIVIRKKPLTVAFLSICAELAGGFIIFRYIQMLWALQFASTHKNRAYGDCTTDLQVSVITGALVECIATCVCRVVSRILGDLNPRFSTIIDAFVGTSLVVAAFNYTGGYFNPALATSLKYGCLGTSSLEHVMVYWIGTCIGSIASLRVYRMPFIQNFIQQQESTATLYS; encoded by the exons ATGCCTGGATCAATAGACTTGATAGTGTCTACAGTATATATCGGAGTTACGATTTGGATAGCGTATTGGCTAAGACTCTATGCACTATTTTATCTTGATTCTTATCCCCTTACAAGAATTTTGGTCCTTGAATTCATTGCTACGGCAGAACTTTGCGGAGCATGTTTCGAACTCATTATAA TTGCGGATAATTGGGGAGTATGGATGTAtgcgttttatttatttctactaACAATCTGGTGGTCGACAAACTGGGATGAAGCTTCGGCATGTCCTTATACACATATGGAGGATATAGTAATCCGTAAAAAACCCCTGACCGTCGCATTTCTATCGATATGCGCAGAATTGGCCGGcggttttattatatttaggtACATCCAAATGTTGTGGGCGTTACAATTCGCTTCGACGCACAAGAATAGAGCTTACGGCGATTGCACTACAGATTTACAG GTATCCGTTATAACTGGAGCACTTGTGGAATGCATTGCAACGTGTGTATGCAGAGTAGTATCTCGCATATTAGGTGACTTGAACCCAAGATTCAGCACGATCATTGATGCCTTCGTGGGGACATCTTTGGTAGTAGCAG CTTTTAATTACACCGGCGGTTACTTCAATCCCGCATTAGCGACTTCTTTAAAATACGGCTGTCTGGGAACTTCGTCTCTGGAGCATGTAATGGTTTATTGGATTGGAACATGCATTGGATCTATTGCGTCCTTGCGCGTATACCGTATGCcgtttatacaaaattttattcaacaacAGGAAAGTACAGCTACTTTGTATTCttag